The sequence AACCACACTGCTTTATCCTAATCCTTAAGATCCACTCAATGGCGATGCCGCATGCGCATCATTGATGATGAAGGATCGAGAAAAGTATGATCAGAAAGTGAAAGCTGAGATTTATGCAGAATCATTTGTCCATGTTTTATTTCCACATATGTAGCTTCCAGGAACCAATCAATGAAATCTACTGGATTTAGAGAACTTTAAGCACAAAATTACACAAGTTCCTCAGTAATTGGAACTTATAAATGTGTGTGAACGCATCTATTTTTATCTAGGAAGAAGTGTCAAAAATGAAAATGTCTGATGTCATGGTGATTTTCTCTCATTCATCTCATGGCTTGTCACTTTAGATATGGTAGATATAAATATTTTCaacttttttcttcctttttttggaAAGAGTACtgtaaatgatatgccaaaggggaAAATATTATGGACTCCACAGCTGAAGAGCAGAGTGGCAAGGAGGACGTCAGTGACGAAGAAAGTGGATCAAGTGACAATGATATTGCTGGACATGTAGACCCATAAAGGATCGCGGGGGCTTTACTAGGCTCAAATATGAACTAAAACCTCCTCATAACAGGGCAAAAAACCCTACAGCACAATTTTTATGCTTACATCCTCAAAGATATCATATAGTTCTGCAACTACCTTTCATTGGCTTGTAAAATTATAAATGTAGGCAAATTTTCCCAGTATAGGAAAACAGTGTTATTGTTAaagtgaattattgatttgattgTATGAATAATCTTTTGAAAATGGACAGAAAGAATCAGATAAGTTACAAACCAAGAACAATCGATCCTTTCTCAAACTGATAGTTGCAAACACAATGTTGTGAGCAGAGACAACACATATAGGGTTCAAGGTTGATATCGATGTGATTTTTCTTGAGCTTTTGACAGGGAAGCTAGTCCAAAATAATGGGTTTAATTTGGCAAGGTGGGTGAACTTGGTGGTTAGAGAGGAATGGACTGTTGAAGTTTTTGACAAGGCCTTGATCTCAGAAGGCGCAAGCGAAGAGAGCATGGTGAACTTGTTACAGATAGCTTTGAAGTGCATGCATCCTTCTGAAGCATAATTCAAAACTGCTGTAATGATAAACGCAATAAAGCAGGAAAAAGAGAGATCCATAATCTCAGAACCATGGTTAGACATTCCCAGGACACATCAAATGTAGGAAATTTGCTGGCAATTCATGCATATCTGAAACATGATATGtgggaaaaataataataataataaattaaattaaactattcTTCTTGTAGGAcgaaataaattaattgattctATGTAAGAAAAATTGCTCAACTATAGGAACAAAAAGATGATCCAAATAGACCCGCCGGCGGAGCTACCTATGTCTAAGGTTTGTGCATTTTAGTTACACACAAgaacaaaattaaaagaaaaaaaaaaggtcgaGCTTCATTATTGTCTGAAATTACAACTGGCTGCAGGGTACCTCAGTTGAGCATGGATGCTGCAGAATGCAACAGGAgacaaaaatttttttgaatctcTCCAGTTGACATGTAAAACCAAGGTGGTGTAGTACTGTTCTGAAATGGGTCTGCCCAATTGCTCGTGAATGACCAGAACCCTAAAGACAAAAGACTCCAATCTTGTAATCCACATAGAAGCCAAGATTTATTTTACTGTGAAAAGTAAGAAGTAAGAACATCCAAAATGCCCATAATCAAACAAAACTTGCAGATTACTTTTGTTGGTTGGACATTAAACAATGATCACATAAAATTGTCAAACCACGGCAAAATATGGTTGGTCATTATCAACACCTCGAGTGGGCACAATCAAGATGGCCGTTATTGCCATGCGTCCAGGGAAAAGTGCTTGTGACCTACCATTAGTTTTTGTCCACATTTTTATACTTCTTTTTTAGTACCATCATGTATTGTTATTTGGATACTTGATTACTGAGTCTAATGAGTAATTAGCCAATTTGGGTTAGTCACATTAGTAAAAATAATTCTCTAGTGGAAGTAAGCATAATTTGGTGACTTCTTTCCTTGTTTATGTGAGATTGGTTTATACAAATAAGATTAATAAATAAAGATGCTTTTTTCTTCCTTCCCTGTAAGATTTCTACAGTCGCATGTAGAAGTCCATGTTTTCAAGATTTTAATGGAAATTTCCTGTGATAATTAGCAGGCAATGATACCAAAAACCATCATTGAAGGgtgtaattattttggttaatattgatgagaaaagaaaCCACACAGGCTTGAGTGGCGGTGGACGCCTAGAGCTATCAATCATTTTCCATTTTCCACTTGTGACACCCTCGTCTTTGTATATCTCTTTAATTATATGCATTTGAACCATGATTGAGTGGGACAAGAGTAGGTCTAAAGTAGAGTCTCCATGTCCTTAATGAGTCTCAAACAGTTAAGAGTTTTGTTTAAAAGGTGACAAAAGTATCATGCCAAAATATCGATTTGAAAATAGATGAACACAAATTGGAGACTTTTGTCATGATCAGCATGGACCACCATCTCCCCGCTCCTTCCTCCACAACCACTCCGACCCGCCTAGCCTCCACCACTTGTTTCTTTCTCAAGTCATAACCCATATAAGTAAAAAATTCGCTGGAGAAATGACTTTGTGGAGCAAGAAAGTTCAAAACAAGCCCCATCATTACCAAATAACCAACCGACTGCAATTTTTTTGGATTCTTTTAGTGGTGTCATGTGTACCCTCCGTACAAAactataaagaaaagaaaagagaagcaGGTGCTCAGCCCTGCAAACTTACCCTCCTTAAATTCGCCTAAAATAAGATCATCTTCTCTTTAATATTGCACATAAAAGCTTTCAGCTTTCAAGTGAAAACAGCAAGATTCAAAAATAAAGTTTTGTTTACCACCCAATCCCCATAATAGAGCCAAGAATTTCCTCACTGCACACCCAATTCCTCAGTAAGAATATATTCTTGGCTTGCTAATCCATTTTTTCTCTTGTATAACCTCAATTCAAGCAAGAATGTCTTTTTGAGGTCATGCACCTTTTTTTAAGGACTACAAATTTCTGAAATTGGAAAACACAAGTCAAAGAGTTGTTTTTTAACACACCCATCTGCTAGAATGGGAAGAACTCTGTGTGAAATCAAGCAAAAATATGGTTTTTCTATAAACCCACCTCCTCTGTCTCCTCCCTCTTCAATCTCAGCTCCTTATAACAGTTTGAACTATGAAAAACAAtcaagttcatcatcatcatcttttaACAGAATTAGTCCTGTACTTCTTTTGGTTATAATAATTCTAGCTGTCATCTTCTTTGTTTCTGGTATTCTCCATTTGCTCGTTAGATTTTTCATGAAAAGATCACATTTTTCACCAATTTATCATTCTAATAGATTCCCAGAAACCTCAAGGTCTCATTCTCTGCAAAGACAACTTCAACAGCTCTTCCGGCAGCATGACTCGGGTCTAGACCAAGCTTTCGTTGATGCTTTGCCTGTATTTTATTATAAAGAAATCGCGGGTTTGAAGGAGCCATTCGATTGTGCAGTTTGTCTATGTGAATTCTCAGACAAGGACAAGCTCAGGTTGCTTCCCATGTGCAGTCATGCTTTTCACATAGACTGTATTGATACGTGGCTTCTTTCAAACTCTACTTGCCCTCTTTGTAGAGGGACTCTTATGAGCTCCAGTCTTCCCATGGAAAATCCATTGTTCAATTTTGATGTTTTGAGGGAAGTATCAAATGGATTCTCTAGCGATGGAGAGAATGGGTCTTCCAACGGTCCAAAACCAGGCATTGTGGAGGAAAGTGTGGCCGAAAAGAGGGTATTCTCAGTGAGACTCGGCAAGTTTAGAAGCCTGAATGAGGGAGAACCTAGCGGAGAGAAAGGACAAGGAGAGACTAGCAGATGTAATTTAGATGCTCGAAGATGTTACTCAATGGGCACAGTTCAGTACGTGGTGGGTGATTCAAATCTGCAAGTGGCCTTGTCTCGTGAAAGTCTTAATGGCAGAAGAGGTAATGAGTGCCCTTCAATTGATGGGGATGTGGAAGATAAGAAAATTAGAAGCCGGACAACAGGAGATAGCTTCTCAGTTTCAAAGATTTGGCTTTGGTCTAAGAACAGATATCCAACTTCTTCAAGTACACATATAGATATGTCTTCGATTACTGTAAGTCAATTTGCCTATCAATGATAGAGCCTGCAACTATAAGAGATGTATATTTTGGCGATTCTTATCGATTCACCGTTCACTTAGCAGGGCCTGTAAATATCTTCTTATATGTGTTCGTAGCCCATCTCATATGGGGAATTGTTGCTGGGCAGGGGAGCCTTCATCGGTTTATCCACTTGGATGATCACCGCCATCTGAGCAAGCTACGCTAAGGACCGACATCTAACTAACCTTAATTAGGAAGCAATAGGTTAATGTCTGCAAAAATCATCCGTGGCTACAAAGGAGAAAGGGATTCTTTCTTTATGTTCTGGAACCTTTGCAGATGATTCTTTCTCTGTGTTACAGCTTACAGGAGATCTCTCTCTATATGCTGCAAAATGTAATCCTTTTCAAAGTTtccattaaggaaaatttttatcacaagattttttttttggaaaaataaaatccatcGACCATGAGGGGTACGAAATAATCCAAGTTATTTGAATTCACTTGTTACAATATTTAAGATAAATTATAACTAATCATCTCATTGTAAGATAAATTTTCGTCCTATTGCAAGCATGTAATTTCAATATGGAGTATATATGGACTTGAACTTTTCAACCTGGATAATTAACTTTTAGGGTTATCCTAAGTTGATATCCATAATATCAGAGCTCCCCATTATAACTTTCAATTACAATCCATTATGACTTTCAGTTGCCAGTTGCAATCGTATATCCCTAATCCGACGCCCATTGGCATTTCCTTACCTTGAGGATTTGTGCCTTTCTCTTCAGCTTCGTGTCTTGGTCCCTGTTCCTTTTTTCTTAGTTGTTGTGCAACTTTGTGCTTAAAATTAATGTCCTCTGTTATGCGAATGATGTATAAAATATTTCCTCTCAAATTCTAAGCTTGTCCTTCTATGTCGGCTTTTGATCAAAGATTTTGAAAATGGGTCCATTTTGAATTCACAGTGCAGTAACCCACTTCGTCCACGGATTTCCTTTGAATTTCCATCTGATAACATTTCTTCATGTATCACACTCCAATCTCTCGGAAACCATAATTTCATCTCCACTCCGTACGAATTCAACTAATTTCATTCCAATTTTAGAATTCCCTTTGTTCTTTCTA is a genomic window of Hevea brasiliensis isolate MT/VB/25A 57/8 unplaced genomic scaffold, ASM3005281v1 Scaf618, whole genome shotgun sequence containing:
- the LOC110650561 gene encoding RING-H2 finger protein ATL46 isoform X2 encodes the protein MGRTLCEIKQKYGFSINPPPLSPPSSISAPYNSLNYEKQSSSSSSSFNRISPVLLLVIIILAVIFFVSGILHLLVRFFMKRSHFSPIYHSNRFPETSRSHSLQRQLQQLFRQHDSGLDQAFVDALPVFYYKEIAGLKEPFDCAVCLCEFSDKDKLRLLPMCSHAFHIDCIDTWLLSNSTCPLCRGTLMSSSLPMENPLFNFDVLREVSNGFSSDGENGSSNGPKPGIVEESVAEKRVFSVRLGKFRSLNEGEPSGEKGQGETSRCNLDARRCYSMGTVQYVVGDSNLQVALSRESLNGRRGNECPSIDGDVEDKKIRSRTTGDSFSVSKIWLWSKNRYPTSSSTHIDMSSITGL
- the LOC110650561 gene encoding RING-H2 finger protein ATL46 isoform X1, which gives rise to MGRTLCEIKQKYGFSINPPPLSPPSSISAPYNSLNYEKQSSSSSSSFNRISPVLLLVIIILAVIFFVSGILHLLVRFFMKRSHFSPIYHSNRFPETSRSHSLQRQLQQLFRQHDSGLDQAFVDALPVFYYKEIAGLKEPFDCAVCLCEFSDKDKLRLLPMCSHAFHIDCIDTWLLSNSTCPLCRGTLMSSSLPMENPLFNFDVLREVSNGFSSDGENGSSNGPKPGIVEESVAEKRVFSVRLGKFRSLNEGEPSGEKGQGETSRCNLDARRCYSMGTVQYVVGDSNLQVALSRESLNGRRGNECPSIDGDVEDKKIRSRTTGDSFSVSKIWLWSKNRYPTSSSTHIDMSSITGSLHRFIHLDDHRHLSKLR